Below is a genomic region from Isosphaeraceae bacterium EP7.
ACTTGGCGACTTTGTCAATCTCGTGACTTATTGTCAATTAAGCTCGGACGGGCTGCTTAAACGCGATTTGGGGATTTAGGCGAGATAGCCACCTGGTGGAGGCATTCATGAACTATGAAGGCTGCGTGAACCGCTCGAGGTCATGATTGCGTTTTCCTCGAGACTTCAAGGTCGATTCGATCTCCCGACACCACTCGAAATTTTGTCACTCCGGTCAAAAGAGATCCTTTCGGAAATCGAGCTAAACAGTTGATTTTCAGGGGGTTAGTCGAAGTTCTTGACCGATTGTCCAATCTTTTTTCGGTCATTTTAAGAAAACCACTGTCCGTGTCTCTAAAACACACCGTAATGCATGCTGGAAGGGGCAGGGTCGAGGATTCACGATCGTTCGGCACGCGGTTTATTCAGGAGGCGAGGCACGATGGGCCTTCCGAATATCGGGTCTTCGAGATGAATCGAACTCATCCCGCATTGGCGAACGAACCAATCCAAAACGATCCATTTCGGGTAATTCTCGCCTCGATTAGAGAATCCGTCCGATGGAGCAGGAAGAGCACGTTCGTTCGGCCCTTGGATCGGGATAAACTCTCGGGAACGTCTCTCGACGATTCCGGAGGCCCCCCGAGGCCGACCAGACAGGGTCTTAGAGGCTCGGTTTGCGTCATGCATCCATCCATTGCTGCCTTCCTGAACTATCTCCGTCGCGAGCGTCAAGCGTCGCCGCACACGCTCCGGTCGTATGAAGACGACCTGGCCGTATTCCAGCGATTCCTCGGCGAGACCAATGCGAAGGGGGAGCGGACGGATGCCGGGGTCGATGAGGAGTCGGCCGCGAATCCGACGGAGGCCGACCCGCGGCGACTCAGGCGCTATGCGGCCTGGCTGTCAAGCCAGGGTTATGCCCCGAGCACGGTCGCACGCCGGCTGGCAAGCCTCCGGTCGTTCTTCCGCTACCAGCGTCGGCAGGGCGTCGTGTCGGCCGATCCGTCGGGCGGCCTGCGGAACCCGAGGCAGCCGAAGCGGCTGCCCAAGCTGCTCGGGGTCGACGACGTCATCCGCCTGCTCGACGCGATCGAGACCGGCACCGACCTGGGTCTGCGGGACCGCGCGATGTTCGAGACCCTTTACGGCGGCGGCCTGCGGGTCGGCGAGTTGGTGGGCCTGAATCTCGACGACCTCGACGAGGATCGCGGCCTGGTCCGGGTCCGCGGCAAGGGGCGACGAGAGCGGCTCAGCCCGATCGGCAAGACAGCCCTGGCCTGGATCGTCCGCTGGAGGTCCGCCCGCCGCCCCGAGCGTCTCGACGAGCCGGCCCTGTTCCTCAATCGATACGGCAAGCGGCTCTCCAGCCGGAGTGTCGGCCGCCTTCTGGAAGACCACACCCTGAGAGTGGGGCTCGACCCCGCCTCCAGCCCGCACACGCTCAGGCACAGCTTCGCCACCCACCTGCTCGACCGCGGCGCCGACCTGAGGAGCGTCCAGGAGCTGCTCGGTCATCGGAGCCTTGCCACCACCCAGATCTACACCCACGTGACCCGCGAACGACTGCTCGAAGCCTACCGAGGAGCGCACCCGCACGCCCAATCCGCCACCCAGGAGCCCTGATCACGGTCCCAAGCTGGCCGAGACCGCGCGAGTGGGAATCGGCCCCGACGTGTCTTCATGCGTGAAAATTGACGACACGCCACCCGCGATGTATATCCCCATCGTTGCACCCACTTCGAGCTTGCATCCAATGCGACCGAAGGGCATGCGGCCTGGGTCGATGAAGACCCCGTAGTCGCCCTTTCGACCGCTTTACCGAGGGTCGTCCGCGACAGCTCATTCCTCATGGATGACACCTCGGCCCACGTGTGCATCACGCCGGGCGCCATCGAGAGAGACTGACATGAAAGCCCGCATCCTTATCGTTCTCCCCGAGCCGAGCGTGCACGCATTGCTGGACTCCATGCTGCGTGCCCTCGGACATGAGATCGAACAGGCCCCGAACGACCGCGTCGCCGTCCGGCGCGTCGAGCGGGGCGGGGTCGACCTGGTGGTGGCCTGGGCTGATCCGGACGAACCCGACGCCCTGGAGCTGCTGAACTTCGTGCGTCGCAAGTTCGCCAGGATCCCCGTGATCTTGATGTTCCCGAAGCTCAACCCCGAACGGACTCGCGAAGCCGTCCGCTACGGCGCCTCGGCGGTCCTCCGCTATCCCCTGTCGGCCGTCGAGCTGCGTGCCGCGGTGACCCAGGCGCTCGAGTCCTTCGGCGATTCGACGGACGAGCCGGCGGCCGTTTCCCGCCCGCCGGTCGTCCAGGCGAGGCCCGAGGCGCTCCCCCCCCTGGTGGCCGACTTCGCCAAGCACTTCGCCCAGGCCCAGCCGGCCCCCGCGCCGATGACGTTGGAATCGCCCCGTCCCGACGGCTCATCGCTGGTGGGCGAGGACGCGAGCTTCCGCCAGGCGGTCGAGCTGGCATCGTCCATGGCATCGTCCCGCAACCCCCTGCTCATCGTGGGCGAGCGGGGCGTGGGCAAGAGCAGGCTCGCCCGGAAGGTCCACGAACTAGGTCCCTGGAAGGATCGAGCCTTCATCGAGCTCGGCTGCGGTTCCCTCGGCTCTGCCCAGCTGGAACGCGAGCTGCTCGGGCACAAGACGGGCGGCAACGGCCTGGACAACGGGGTCTACCGCCCGGGCGCCCTCTCCCTGGCCCAGGGGGGGACGATCTTCCTCGACGAGGTGGCCAGCCTCTCGCCCCATCTCCAGTTCCAGCTCCTCAGGGTCATTCGCGATTCCGAGTTCGAGCCGGTCGGGTCGACGAAGGCGGTCCGGGCCGACGTCCGGATCATCATGTCCAATCGGGAAGACCTCAGCGTCCTCGTCGAGCAGAACCTGTTCCGGCAGGACCTCTACTATCGCCTGGGCGGCTGCCTGCGGCTCCCCCCCCTGCGTCACCGAGGCTTCGACGTCGAGCGCCTGGCCGAGGCCTTCCTCGCCAGGATCTCCGAAAC
It encodes:
- a CDS encoding tyrosine recombinase XerC, encoding MHPSIAAFLNYLRRERQASPHTLRSYEDDLAVFQRFLGETNAKGERTDAGVDEESAANPTEADPRRLRRYAAWLSSQGYAPSTVARRLASLRSFFRYQRRQGVVSADPSGGLRNPRQPKRLPKLLGVDDVIRLLDAIETGTDLGLRDRAMFETLYGGGLRVGELVGLNLDDLDEDRGLVRVRGKGRRERLSPIGKTALAWIVRWRSARRPERLDEPALFLNRYGKRLSSRSVGRLLEDHTLRVGLDPASSPHTLRHSFATHLLDRGADLRSVQELLGHRSLATTQIYTHVTRERLLEAYRGAHPHAQSATQEP
- a CDS encoding sigma-54 dependent transcriptional regulator — encoded protein: MKARILIVLPEPSVHALLDSMLRALGHEIEQAPNDRVAVRRVERGGVDLVVAWADPDEPDALELLNFVRRKFARIPVILMFPKLNPERTREAVRYGASAVLRYPLSAVELRAAVTQALESFGDSTDEPAAVSRPPVVQARPEALPPLVADFAKHFAQAQPAPAPMTLESPRPDGSSLVGEDASFRQAVELASSMASSRNPLLIVGERGVGKSRLARKVHELGPWKDRAFIELGCGSLGSAQLERELLGHKTGGNGLDNGVYRPGALSLAQGGTIFLDEVASLSPHLQFQLLRVIRDSEFEPVGSTKAVRADVRIIMSNREDLSVLVEQNLFRQDLYYRLGGCLRLPPLRHRGFDVERLAEAFLARISETAGKRIVGFTPDALDRLRHHDWPGNVQELESLVQRAVNACQGGRITLNDLGLTQPIRDILPPQTTATLVPSAFPAAKQQERIRPLKEALEEPEKQLIIQALTALSWNRQETARVLDINRTTLYKKMKKYGLLIDEPAWVN